A genomic window from Pyxicephalus adspersus chromosome 2, UCB_Pads_2.0, whole genome shotgun sequence includes:
- the KCNA1 gene encoding potassium voltage-gated channel subfamily A member 1, whose translation MTVIAGENMDDTSALPGHPQDSYQPDHDDHECCERVVINVAGLRFETQLKTLAQFPNTLLGNPKKRMRYFDPLRNEYFFDRNRPSFDAILYYYQSGGRLRRPVNVPLDMFSEEIKFYELGEEAMEKFREDEGFIKEEERPLPEKEFQRQVWLLFEYPESSGPARIIAIVSVMVILISIVIFCLETLPELKDERIFSRKVNNSTVYFKSNIFTDPFFVVETLCIIWFSFELVVRFFACPSKAEFFKNIMNIIDIVAIIPYFITLGTEMAEQEGPQKGEQATSLAILRVIRLVRVFRIFKLSRHSKGLQILGQTLKASMRELGLLIFFLFIGVILFSSAVYFAEAEEDDSHFTSIPDAFWWAVVSMTTVGYGDMYPVTIGGKIVGSLCAIAGVLTIALPVPVIVSNFNYFYHRETEGEEQAQLLHVSNPNLASDSDLSRRSSSTMSKSEYMEIEEDLNNSIDNFRESNLRTGNCTVANQNCVNKSKLLTDV comes from the coding sequence ATGACCGTGATAGCGGGAGAAAACATGGACGATACTTCAGCCCTTCCAGGCCACCCTCAAGACAGCTACCAACCAGATCACGATGACCATGAGTGCTGTGAGAGGGTGGTTATCAACGTGGCTGGGTTGCGATTTGAGACCCAGTTAAAGACCCTTGCCCAGTTCCCCAACACTTTGCTTGGAAACCCCAAAAAAAGGATGCGCTACTTCGACCCTCTTAGGAATGAGTACTTTTTTGATCGCAACCGTCCTAGTTTCGATGCCATACTGTATTATTATCAGTCTGGGGGCAGGCTTCGAAGGCCGGTCAATGTACCCCTGGATATGTTTTCTGAAGAGATCAAGTTCTATGAACTAGGGGAGGAAGCCATGGAAAAATTTCGTGAGGATGAGGGCTTTATCAAGGAGGAGGAGCGTCCTTTGCCAGAAAAAGAATTCCAGCGTCAAGTATGGTTGCTGTTTGAGTACCCCGAGAGCTCAGGCCCAGCAAGGATCATTGCCATAGTTTCTGTCATGGTGATCCTCATCTCCATTGTCATCTTCTGCTTGGAGACTTTGCCAGAATTAAAGGATGAGCGGATCTTCAGTCGGAAGGTGAATAACAGTACAGTCTATTTCAAATCCAACATCTTCACGGATCCCTTTTTTGTGGTGGAGACCCTTTGCATCATCTGGTTTTCCTTTGAGTTGGTGGTAAGGTTCTTTGCTTGTCCCAGCAAAGCAGAATTCTTTAAGAACATTATGAACATTATTGACATAGTGGCCATCATACCATACTTTATCACTTTGGGGACTGAAATGGCCGAACAAGAAGGTCCCCAAAAAGGGGAACAGGCAACCTCTTTGGCCATCCTGAGGGTCATCAGACTGGTAAGAGTCTTTAGAATCTTCAAACTCTCCAGACATTCTAAGGGCCTCCAAATTTTGGGACAGACCTTAAAAGCTAGCATGAGAGAACTAGGTTTGCTaatcttttttctgttcattgGGGTCATCTTGTTCTCCAGCGCAGTGTACTTTGCTGAAGCAGAAGAGGATGACTCTCATTTTACCAGTATCCCTGATGCTTTCTGGTGGGCGGTGGTATCCATGACCACTGTGGGCTATGGTGACATGTACCCTGTGACAATTGGAGGCAAAATCGTGGGCTCCTTGTGTGCCATTGCTGGTGTCCTGACAATTGCCCTGCCTGTACCTGTCATCGTGTCCAACTTCAACTACTTTTACCACCGAGAAACTGAAGGGGAAGAACAGGCTCAGTTACTCCATGTTAGCAATCCTAATTTAGCATCTGACAGTGACCTGAGTCGGCGCAGCTCTTCCACTATGAGCAAATCTGAGTACATGGAGATCGAAGAAGATCTGAATAATAGCATAGATAATTTTAGAGAGTCGAATCTGAGAACTGGCAACTGCACCGTAGCCAATCAGAACTGTGTTAACAAAAGCAAGCTACTGACAGATGTGTAG